In Carya illinoinensis cultivar Pawnee chromosome 7, C.illinoinensisPawnee_v1, whole genome shotgun sequence, the following are encoded in one genomic region:
- the LOC122315535 gene encoding receptor-like protein 13 isoform X4 gives MNLGVRQCFSVRRPWSLVKCLMWALVIFVQIHEHKGCLEEERIGLLQMKAFLKSHYNIGNCPLSWIEDADQISSDCCGWEGISCNSTTGHVIKLSLHDMKQRYIDERDDFYPRDTIREENIWLLNVSLFQPFKKLTSLDLSYNEIGGCIANEGFERLAVLRSLEVLNLANNFFEDSILPSLTQLSSLTTLVLAGNSHLGNWTTAAELHGLSKLSKLKHLILRGNNFGNQTFKVLGAQLPALESLNLGSSLYHMEVHLSIKEFHGLSKLSKLKHLDLSGNYFGKQILRVLGAQLPALKSLSLFDNRIEGPLSIKDLANFSRLEILDMGANRLNGSISPYIEALSSAKAISLSYNNFNGDFPSQDLCRLKKLEEFDISYNDFEGILPQCINNISSLRVLDISGNRFIGNLSSSLVASLNPTTIEYIDLSHNLFEGLFSFSSFANHSKLKVVRIMSDNSKLVIETENPMGWTPLFQLTALALQNCNLNKLTGNIPKFLFDQHRLEEVDFSHNKLKGSFPFWLLENNTSLRLLNLRNNSFEGQFYLQPEHHINVYSIDVSGNHLDGRLQENIGKITPNLRVLNISRNHFEGDLPSSIGDMSSLNVLDLSFNRFSGKVPTELVSKCTTLIVLNLQNNNFQGEIFSKHFKLSALMMLQLNSNQFTGTLSSVLSTLREMYLFDIGNNSMSGTIPNWIGNITMSGGTLVMNNNFFEGHIPCGLHSTFLIDLSHNSLSGPLPSCLDAPSIILLKGNKLTGSIPKALFNSSSLMTLDVRENNLSGTLLVEISTFSNLRILLLGGNNFSGMIPIQVCLLKKIGIMDLSRNSFSGTIPHCFHNISFGKINTTDLAFSQSYDTSSGFYMGETSSYACLLVRSHDSNYVNIVMPFDILVEVEFVTKYRSSSYKGGILDYMSGLDLSCNKLTGGIPTELGQLSSIHSLNLSHNQLRGLIPEKFSGLASIESLDLSHNSLSGEIPSTLIKLNFMGIFNVAYNNLSGKVPDMKNQFGTFEKSSYEGNRFLCGPPLENGCSTIAKKLNPKASERKWYEVDPTVFFASFSVTYIIFFSMVASILYINPYWRQMCFNLIEDIMYWSYFTILTPLKRLSNRLCRH, from the exons ATGAATCTAGGTGTGCGGCAATGTTTTTCAGTCAGGAGGCCATGGTCATTGGTGAAGTGTTTGATGTGGGCGTTAGTAATTTTTGTGCAAATCCATGAGCACAAAGGTTGCTTGGAGGAAGAGAGGATTGGTCTGTTACAAATGAAGGCGTTTTTGAAATCCCATTATAACATCGGCAATTGTCCTCTCTCTTGGATTGAAGACGCAGATCAAATAAGCAGTGACTGCTGTGGTTGGGAGGGAATCTCGTGCAACTCCACCACAGGTCATGTCATTAAACTCTCGCTCCATGATATGAAGCAACGGTACATTGATGAGAGAGATGATTTCTATCCAAGAGACACAATTCGCGAGGAGAATATTTGGTTGCTAAATGTTTCCCTGTTTCAGCCTTTCAAGAAGCTAACAAGTCTTGATTTGTCCTACAATGAAATTGGTGGTTGCATAGCTAATGAAg GTTTTGAAAGGCTAGCTGTATTGAGAAGTTTGGAGGTATTGAACCTCGCTAATAATTTCTTTGAAGATAGCATTTTACCATCCCTAACTCAGCTTTCATCCCTTACCACGTTGGTTCTTGCGGGTAATTCTCATTTGGGAAATTGGACAACAGCTGCAG aaTTGCATGGTTTGTCTAAACTGAGCAAGCTAAAGCACTTAATTTTAAGGGGCAATAACTTCGGGAATCAAACTTTTAAAGTTTTGGGCGCCCAGCTTCCAGCCCTTGAGTCTCTGAACCTAGGATCCTCTTTATATCATATGGAAGTGCATCTTTCTATCAAAG AATTCCATGGTTTGTCTAAACTGAGCAAGCTAAAGCACTTAGATTTAAGTGGGAATTACTTCGGGAAGCAAATTTTAAGAGTTTTGGGCGCCCAACTCCCAGCCCTCAAGTCTCTGAGCCTATTTGACAACCGAATCGAAGGGCCTCTTTCTATCAAAG ATTTGGCAAATTTTAGTAGGCTGGAGATTTTAGATATGGGTGCAAATCGCTTGAATGGGAGTATTTCTCCATATATTGAGGCACTATCTTCAGCAAAGGCTATATCGTTATCTTACAATAATTTCAATGGAGATTTCCCTTCTCAAG ATTTGTGCAGATTGAAGAAACTTGAAGAGTTTGATATTTCTTACAATGACTTTGAAGGTATCCTGCCTCAATGCATAAACAATATATCATCACTAAGAGTGTTGGATATATCTGGTAACCGTTTCATTGGAAACTTGTCTTCATCTCTGGTAGCCAGCTTGAATCCCACAACGATTGAGTATATTGATCTTAGTCATAATCTTTTTGAGGGTCTGTTCTCATTCAGCTCATTCGCTAATCATTCCAAGCTTAAGGTGGTTCGAATTATGAGTGACAACAGCAAACTTGTGATTGAAACTGAAAATCCAATGGGTTGGACCCCATTATTTCAGTTAACGGCCCTAGCATTGCAGAATTGTAATCTGAACAAGCTAACTGGAAATATCCCCAAGTTTCTCTTTGATCAGCACAGATTGGAAGAAGTTGATTTCTCTCACAACAAGTTGAAAGGAAGCTTCCCCTTTTGGTTGCTAGAAAACAATACAAGCCTACGACTGCTAAATCTTAGAAATAATTCTTTTGAGGGTCAATTTTATCTACAACCAGAGCACCATATTAATGTTTATTCAATCGATGTCTCAGGAAATCACTTAGATGGGCGACTTCAAGAAAATATTGGAAAGATAACGCCAAATTTAAGAGTTCTAAATATTTCTCGAAATCATTTTGAAGGTGATCTTCCATCCTCAATTGGTGACATGAGTTCTTTGAATGTATTGGATTTGTCCTTTAATAGATTCTCGGGGAAGGTGCCAACGGAATTGGTTTCCAAATGTACCACCTTGATTGTTTTGAATTTACAAAATAACAACTTTCAGGGTGAAATCTTCTCAAAGCATTTCAAGTTGTCAGCCTTAATGATGCTTCAATTGAACAGCAATCAGTTCACAGGTACTCTATCTAGCGTATTATCAACTCTTAGAGAAATGTATCTGTTTGATATTGGGAACAACAGCATGTCAGGTACAATTCCCAATTGGATAGGAAACATAACAATGAGTGGGGGAACTCTTGTcatgaataataatttttttgagggtCACATTCCATGTGGATTGCATTCAACATTTTTAATAGATCTTTCTCATAACTCACTTTCGGGACCGTTACCTTCTTGCTTGGATGCACCGTCTATTATACTTTTAAAAGGGAACAAGCTTACAGGATCTATACCAAAAGCTCTTTTTAACTCATCTTCTCTTATGACATTGGATGTTAGAGAAAACAACCTTTCCGGTACCCTTCTTGTTGAAATCAGTACATTTTCTAACTTAAGAATACTTTTGTTGGGAGGCAACAATTTTAGTGGTATGATTCCAATCCAAGTATGTTTGCTGAAGAAAATAGGCATAATGGATCTTTCAAGGAACTCCTTTTCTGGGACAATACCGCATTGTTTTCACAATATTTCCTTTGGAAAGATAAATACTACTGATCTTGCCTTTTCCCAAAGTTATGATACTTCTAGCGGATTTTACATGGGAGAAACTTCATCATATGCATGTCTTCTAGTGAGATCACATGATTCGAATTATGTCAATATCGTTATGCCATTTGATATTCTAGTTGAGGTTGAGTTTGTAACGAAGTACAGGTCTAGCTCCTACAAGGGTGGCATCCTTGATTACATGTCCGGATTAGATTTGTCATGCAACAAACTAACAGGTGGAATCCCAACGGAACTAGGACAATTATCTTCAATTCATTCACTAAACTTGTCTCACAATCAACTGAGAGGTTTGATTCCGGAGAAGTTTTCGGGCTTGGCTTCGATAGAAAGCTTGGACCTTTCTCACAATAGTTTGAGTGGAGAAATTCCCTCGACATTGATTAAGTTGAATTTTATGGGAATATTCAATGTTGCATACAATAATTTATCTGGTAAAGTTCCTGATATGAAAAATCAATTTGGGACTTTTGAGAAGAGTAGCTATGAAGGAAATCGATTTCTTTGCGGACCACCGTTGGAGAATGGTTGTAGTACCATAGCAAAAAAGTTAAATCCAAAAGCAAGTGAGAGGAAATGGTATGAGGTAGATCCTACAGTCTTTTTTGCAAGCTTCTCAGTAActtacattattttcttttcaatggtAGCTAGTATCCTTTACATTAATCCTTATTGGAGGCAAATGTGCTTCAATTTGATTGAGGATATCATGTACTGGAGCTATTTTACAATTTTGACACCCTTGAAAAGGTTGTCAAATCGACTATGTCGACATTAG
- the LOC122315535 gene encoding receptor-like protein 13 isoform X5, producing the protein MNLGVRQCFSVRRPWSLVKCLMWALVIFVQIHEHKGCLEEERIGLLQMKAFLKSHYNIGNCPLSWIEDADQISSDCCGWEGISCNSTTGHVIKLSLHDMKQRYIDERDDFYPRDTIREENIWLLNVSLFQPFKKLTSLDLSYNEIGGCIANEGFERLAVLRSLEVLNLANNFFEDSILPSLTQLSSLTTLVLAGNSHLGNWTTAAELSAFENLERLDLSDNRLTDGLTPKEFHGLSKLSKLKHLDLSGNYFGKQILRVLGAQLPALKSLSLFDNRIEGPLSIKDLANFSRLEILDMGANRLNGSISPYIEALSSAKAISLSYNNFNGDFPSQDLCRLKKLEEFDISYNDFEGILPQCINNISSLRVLDISGNRFIGNLSSSLVASLNPTTIEYIDLSHNLFEGLFSFSSFANHSKLKVVRIMSDNSKLVIETENPMGWTPLFQLTALALQNCNLNKLTGNIPKFLFDQHRLEEVDFSHNKLKGSFPFWLLENNTSLRLLNLRNNSFEGQFYLQPEHHINVYSIDVSGNHLDGRLQENIGKITPNLRVLNISRNHFEGDLPSSIGDMSSLNVLDLSFNRFSGKVPTELVSKCTTLIVLNLQNNNFQGEIFSKHFKLSALMMLQLNSNQFTGTLSSVLSTLREMYLFDIGNNSMSGTIPNWIGNITMSGGTLVMNNNFFEGHIPCGLHSTFLIDLSHNSLSGPLPSCLDAPSIILLKGNKLTGSIPKALFNSSSLMTLDVRENNLSGTLLVEISTFSNLRILLLGGNNFSGMIPIQVCLLKKIGIMDLSRNSFSGTIPHCFHNISFGKINTTDLAFSQSYDTSSGFYMGETSSYACLLVRSHDSNYVNIVMPFDILVEVEFVTKYRSSSYKGGILDYMSGLDLSCNKLTGGIPTELGQLSSIHSLNLSHNQLRGLIPEKFSGLASIESLDLSHNSLSGEIPSTLIKLNFMGIFNVAYNNLSGKVPDMKNQFGTFEKSSYEGNRFLCGPPLENGCSTIAKKLNPKASERKWYEVDPTVFFASFSVTYIIFFSMVASILYINPYWRQMCFNLIEDIMYWSYFTILTPLKRLSNRLCRH; encoded by the exons ATGAATCTAGGTGTGCGGCAATGTTTTTCAGTCAGGAGGCCATGGTCATTGGTGAAGTGTTTGATGTGGGCGTTAGTAATTTTTGTGCAAATCCATGAGCACAAAGGTTGCTTGGAGGAAGAGAGGATTGGTCTGTTACAAATGAAGGCGTTTTTGAAATCCCATTATAACATCGGCAATTGTCCTCTCTCTTGGATTGAAGACGCAGATCAAATAAGCAGTGACTGCTGTGGTTGGGAGGGAATCTCGTGCAACTCCACCACAGGTCATGTCATTAAACTCTCGCTCCATGATATGAAGCAACGGTACATTGATGAGAGAGATGATTTCTATCCAAGAGACACAATTCGCGAGGAGAATATTTGGTTGCTAAATGTTTCCCTGTTTCAGCCTTTCAAGAAGCTAACAAGTCTTGATTTGTCCTACAATGAAATTGGTGGTTGCATAGCTAATGAAg GTTTTGAAAGGCTAGCTGTATTGAGAAGTTTGGAGGTATTGAACCTCGCTAATAATTTCTTTGAAGATAGCATTTTACCATCCCTAACTCAGCTTTCATCCCTTACCACGTTGGTTCTTGCGGGTAATTCTCATTTGGGAAATTGGACAACAGCTGCAG AATTATCGGCGTTTGAAAACTTGGAGAGGTTGGATTTAAGTGACAACAGACTCACGGACGGCTTAACACCCAAAG AATTCCATGGTTTGTCTAAACTGAGCAAGCTAAAGCACTTAGATTTAAGTGGGAATTACTTCGGGAAGCAAATTTTAAGAGTTTTGGGCGCCCAACTCCCAGCCCTCAAGTCTCTGAGCCTATTTGACAACCGAATCGAAGGGCCTCTTTCTATCAAAG ATTTGGCAAATTTTAGTAGGCTGGAGATTTTAGATATGGGTGCAAATCGCTTGAATGGGAGTATTTCTCCATATATTGAGGCACTATCTTCAGCAAAGGCTATATCGTTATCTTACAATAATTTCAATGGAGATTTCCCTTCTCAAG ATTTGTGCAGATTGAAGAAACTTGAAGAGTTTGATATTTCTTACAATGACTTTGAAGGTATCCTGCCTCAATGCATAAACAATATATCATCACTAAGAGTGTTGGATATATCTGGTAACCGTTTCATTGGAAACTTGTCTTCATCTCTGGTAGCCAGCTTGAATCCCACAACGATTGAGTATATTGATCTTAGTCATAATCTTTTTGAGGGTCTGTTCTCATTCAGCTCATTCGCTAATCATTCCAAGCTTAAGGTGGTTCGAATTATGAGTGACAACAGCAAACTTGTGATTGAAACTGAAAATCCAATGGGTTGGACCCCATTATTTCAGTTAACGGCCCTAGCATTGCAGAATTGTAATCTGAACAAGCTAACTGGAAATATCCCCAAGTTTCTCTTTGATCAGCACAGATTGGAAGAAGTTGATTTCTCTCACAACAAGTTGAAAGGAAGCTTCCCCTTTTGGTTGCTAGAAAACAATACAAGCCTACGACTGCTAAATCTTAGAAATAATTCTTTTGAGGGTCAATTTTATCTACAACCAGAGCACCATATTAATGTTTATTCAATCGATGTCTCAGGAAATCACTTAGATGGGCGACTTCAAGAAAATATTGGAAAGATAACGCCAAATTTAAGAGTTCTAAATATTTCTCGAAATCATTTTGAAGGTGATCTTCCATCCTCAATTGGTGACATGAGTTCTTTGAATGTATTGGATTTGTCCTTTAATAGATTCTCGGGGAAGGTGCCAACGGAATTGGTTTCCAAATGTACCACCTTGATTGTTTTGAATTTACAAAATAACAACTTTCAGGGTGAAATCTTCTCAAAGCATTTCAAGTTGTCAGCCTTAATGATGCTTCAATTGAACAGCAATCAGTTCACAGGTACTCTATCTAGCGTATTATCAACTCTTAGAGAAATGTATCTGTTTGATATTGGGAACAACAGCATGTCAGGTACAATTCCCAATTGGATAGGAAACATAACAATGAGTGGGGGAACTCTTGTcatgaataataatttttttgagggtCACATTCCATGTGGATTGCATTCAACATTTTTAATAGATCTTTCTCATAACTCACTTTCGGGACCGTTACCTTCTTGCTTGGATGCACCGTCTATTATACTTTTAAAAGGGAACAAGCTTACAGGATCTATACCAAAAGCTCTTTTTAACTCATCTTCTCTTATGACATTGGATGTTAGAGAAAACAACCTTTCCGGTACCCTTCTTGTTGAAATCAGTACATTTTCTAACTTAAGAATACTTTTGTTGGGAGGCAACAATTTTAGTGGTATGATTCCAATCCAAGTATGTTTGCTGAAGAAAATAGGCATAATGGATCTTTCAAGGAACTCCTTTTCTGGGACAATACCGCATTGTTTTCACAATATTTCCTTTGGAAAGATAAATACTACTGATCTTGCCTTTTCCCAAAGTTATGATACTTCTAGCGGATTTTACATGGGAGAAACTTCATCATATGCATGTCTTCTAGTGAGATCACATGATTCGAATTATGTCAATATCGTTATGCCATTTGATATTCTAGTTGAGGTTGAGTTTGTAACGAAGTACAGGTCTAGCTCCTACAAGGGTGGCATCCTTGATTACATGTCCGGATTAGATTTGTCATGCAACAAACTAACAGGTGGAATCCCAACGGAACTAGGACAATTATCTTCAATTCATTCACTAAACTTGTCTCACAATCAACTGAGAGGTTTGATTCCGGAGAAGTTTTCGGGCTTGGCTTCGATAGAAAGCTTGGACCTTTCTCACAATAGTTTGAGTGGAGAAATTCCCTCGACATTGATTAAGTTGAATTTTATGGGAATATTCAATGTTGCATACAATAATTTATCTGGTAAAGTTCCTGATATGAAAAATCAATTTGGGACTTTTGAGAAGAGTAGCTATGAAGGAAATCGATTTCTTTGCGGACCACCGTTGGAGAATGGTTGTAGTACCATAGCAAAAAAGTTAAATCCAAAAGCAAGTGAGAGGAAATGGTATGAGGTAGATCCTACAGTCTTTTTTGCAAGCTTCTCAGTAActtacattattttcttttcaatggtAGCTAGTATCCTTTACATTAATCCTTATTGGAGGCAAATGTGCTTCAATTTGATTGAGGATATCATGTACTGGAGCTATTTTACAATTTTGACACCCTTGAAAAGGTTGTCAAATCGACTATGTCGACATTAG
- the LOC122315535 gene encoding receptor-like protein 13 isoform X3: MNLGVRQCFSVRRPWSLVKCLMWALVIFVQIHEHKGCLEEERIGLLQMKAFLKSHYNIGNCPLSWIEDADQISSDCCGWEGISCNSTTGHVIKLSLHDMKQRYIDERDDFYPRDTIREENIWLLNVSLFQPFKKLTSLDLSYNEIGGCIANEGFERLAVLRSLEVLNLANNFFEDSILPSLTQLSSLTTLVLAGNSHLGNWTTAAGSKSLSRLDNLETLDISRTNFSRSTISSLSTTVKSSSLRNLNLAGLGMEGPLPAQELSAFENLERLDLSDNRLTDGLTPKEFHGLSKLSKLKHLDLSGNYFGKQILRVLGAQLPALKSLSLFDNRIEGPLSIKDLANFSRLEILDMGANRLNGSISPYIEALSSAKAISLSYNNFNGDFPSQDLCRLKKLEEFDISYNDFEGILPQCINNISSLRVLDISGNRFIGNLSSSLVASLNPTTIEYIDLSHNLFEGLFSFSSFANHSKLKVVRIMSDNSKLVIETENPMGWTPLFQLTALALQNCNLNKLTGNIPKFLFDQHRLEEVDFSHNKLKGSFPFWLLENNTSLRLLNLRNNSFEGQFYLQPEHHINVYSIDVSGNHLDGRLQENIGKITPNLRVLNISRNHFEGDLPSSIGDMSSLNVLDLSFNRFSGKVPTELVSKCTTLIVLNLQNNNFQGEIFSKHFKLSALMMLQLNSNQFTGTLSSVLSTLREMYLFDIGNNSMSGTIPNWIGNITMSGGTLVMNNNFFEGHIPCGLHSTFLIDLSHNSLSGPLPSCLDAPSIILLKGNKLTGSIPKALFNSSSLMTLDVRENNLSGTLLVEISTFSNLRILLLGGNNFSGMIPIQVCLLKKIGIMDLSRNSFSGTIPHCFHNISFGKINTTDLAFSQSYDTSSGFYMGETSSYACLLVRSHDSNYVNIVMPFDILVEVEFVTKYRSSSYKGGILDYMSGLDLSCNKLTGGIPTELGQLSSIHSLNLSHNQLRGLIPEKFSGLASIESLDLSHNSLSGEIPSTLIKLNFMGIFNVAYNNLSGKVPDMKNQFGTFEKSSYEGNRFLCGPPLENGCSTIAKKLNPKASERKWYEVDPTVFFASFSVTYIIFFSMVASILYINPYWRQMCFNLIEDIMYWSYFTILTPLKRLSNRLCRH, encoded by the exons ATGAATCTAGGTGTGCGGCAATGTTTTTCAGTCAGGAGGCCATGGTCATTGGTGAAGTGTTTGATGTGGGCGTTAGTAATTTTTGTGCAAATCCATGAGCACAAAGGTTGCTTGGAGGAAGAGAGGATTGGTCTGTTACAAATGAAGGCGTTTTTGAAATCCCATTATAACATCGGCAATTGTCCTCTCTCTTGGATTGAAGACGCAGATCAAATAAGCAGTGACTGCTGTGGTTGGGAGGGAATCTCGTGCAACTCCACCACAGGTCATGTCATTAAACTCTCGCTCCATGATATGAAGCAACGGTACATTGATGAGAGAGATGATTTCTATCCAAGAGACACAATTCGCGAGGAGAATATTTGGTTGCTAAATGTTTCCCTGTTTCAGCCTTTCAAGAAGCTAACAAGTCTTGATTTGTCCTACAATGAAATTGGTGGTTGCATAGCTAATGAAg GTTTTGAAAGGCTAGCTGTATTGAGAAGTTTGGAGGTATTGAACCTCGCTAATAATTTCTTTGAAGATAGCATTTTACCATCCCTAACTCAGCTTTCATCCCTTACCACGTTGGTTCTTGCGGGTAATTCTCATTTGGGAAATTGGACAACAGCTGCAG GTTCTAAAAGCTTGTCAAGGTTAGACAACCTGGAGACATTAGATATTAGTAGGACTAATTTCAGCAGGAGCACCATATCGTCGTTGAGTACTACAGTCAAATCATCATCCCTTAGGAATCTGAATCTTGCTGGACTTGGGATGGAAGGACCTTTACCTGCCCAAG AATTATCGGCGTTTGAAAACTTGGAGAGGTTGGATTTAAGTGACAACAGACTCACGGACGGCTTAACACCCAAAG AATTCCATGGTTTGTCTAAACTGAGCAAGCTAAAGCACTTAGATTTAAGTGGGAATTACTTCGGGAAGCAAATTTTAAGAGTTTTGGGCGCCCAACTCCCAGCCCTCAAGTCTCTGAGCCTATTTGACAACCGAATCGAAGGGCCTCTTTCTATCAAAG ATTTGGCAAATTTTAGTAGGCTGGAGATTTTAGATATGGGTGCAAATCGCTTGAATGGGAGTATTTCTCCATATATTGAGGCACTATCTTCAGCAAAGGCTATATCGTTATCTTACAATAATTTCAATGGAGATTTCCCTTCTCAAG ATTTGTGCAGATTGAAGAAACTTGAAGAGTTTGATATTTCTTACAATGACTTTGAAGGTATCCTGCCTCAATGCATAAACAATATATCATCACTAAGAGTGTTGGATATATCTGGTAACCGTTTCATTGGAAACTTGTCTTCATCTCTGGTAGCCAGCTTGAATCCCACAACGATTGAGTATATTGATCTTAGTCATAATCTTTTTGAGGGTCTGTTCTCATTCAGCTCATTCGCTAATCATTCCAAGCTTAAGGTGGTTCGAATTATGAGTGACAACAGCAAACTTGTGATTGAAACTGAAAATCCAATGGGTTGGACCCCATTATTTCAGTTAACGGCCCTAGCATTGCAGAATTGTAATCTGAACAAGCTAACTGGAAATATCCCCAAGTTTCTCTTTGATCAGCACAGATTGGAAGAAGTTGATTTCTCTCACAACAAGTTGAAAGGAAGCTTCCCCTTTTGGTTGCTAGAAAACAATACAAGCCTACGACTGCTAAATCTTAGAAATAATTCTTTTGAGGGTCAATTTTATCTACAACCAGAGCACCATATTAATGTTTATTCAATCGATGTCTCAGGAAATCACTTAGATGGGCGACTTCAAGAAAATATTGGAAAGATAACGCCAAATTTAAGAGTTCTAAATATTTCTCGAAATCATTTTGAAGGTGATCTTCCATCCTCAATTGGTGACATGAGTTCTTTGAATGTATTGGATTTGTCCTTTAATAGATTCTCGGGGAAGGTGCCAACGGAATTGGTTTCCAAATGTACCACCTTGATTGTTTTGAATTTACAAAATAACAACTTTCAGGGTGAAATCTTCTCAAAGCATTTCAAGTTGTCAGCCTTAATGATGCTTCAATTGAACAGCAATCAGTTCACAGGTACTCTATCTAGCGTATTATCAACTCTTAGAGAAATGTATCTGTTTGATATTGGGAACAACAGCATGTCAGGTACAATTCCCAATTGGATAGGAAACATAACAATGAGTGGGGGAACTCTTGTcatgaataataatttttttgagggtCACATTCCATGTGGATTGCATTCAACATTTTTAATAGATCTTTCTCATAACTCACTTTCGGGACCGTTACCTTCTTGCTTGGATGCACCGTCTATTATACTTTTAAAAGGGAACAAGCTTACAGGATCTATACCAAAAGCTCTTTTTAACTCATCTTCTCTTATGACATTGGATGTTAGAGAAAACAACCTTTCCGGTACCCTTCTTGTTGAAATCAGTACATTTTCTAACTTAAGAATACTTTTGTTGGGAGGCAACAATTTTAGTGGTATGATTCCAATCCAAGTATGTTTGCTGAAGAAAATAGGCATAATGGATCTTTCAAGGAACTCCTTTTCTGGGACAATACCGCATTGTTTTCACAATATTTCCTTTGGAAAGATAAATACTACTGATCTTGCCTTTTCCCAAAGTTATGATACTTCTAGCGGATTTTACATGGGAGAAACTTCATCATATGCATGTCTTCTAGTGAGATCACATGATTCGAATTATGTCAATATCGTTATGCCATTTGATATTCTAGTTGAGGTTGAGTTTGTAACGAAGTACAGGTCTAGCTCCTACAAGGGTGGCATCCTTGATTACATGTCCGGATTAGATTTGTCATGCAACAAACTAACAGGTGGAATCCCAACGGAACTAGGACAATTATCTTCAATTCATTCACTAAACTTGTCTCACAATCAACTGAGAGGTTTGATTCCGGAGAAGTTTTCGGGCTTGGCTTCGATAGAAAGCTTGGACCTTTCTCACAATAGTTTGAGTGGAGAAATTCCCTCGACATTGATTAAGTTGAATTTTATGGGAATATTCAATGTTGCATACAATAATTTATCTGGTAAAGTTCCTGATATGAAAAATCAATTTGGGACTTTTGAGAAGAGTAGCTATGAAGGAAATCGATTTCTTTGCGGACCACCGTTGGAGAATGGTTGTAGTACCATAGCAAAAAAGTTAAATCCAAAAGCAAGTGAGAGGAAATGGTATGAGGTAGATCCTACAGTCTTTTTTGCAAGCTTCTCAGTAActtacattattttcttttcaatggtAGCTAGTATCCTTTACATTAATCCTTATTGGAGGCAAATGTGCTTCAATTTGATTGAGGATATCATGTACTGGAGCTATTTTACAATTTTGACACCCTTGAAAAGGTTGTCAAATCGACTATGTCGACATTAG